In Mycolicibacterium nivoides, the DNA window CGCTGCGGATCTGATCCTGGATAAGTGCGTGAAATTTCGTGTCGAGTTCACTGGGCGTCGTCATGATCGCGAGGATATAGCAGGTCAGGACACATTGTCATCGAAGGTTGGCCTCATTGAGGTCAGCTTTACCTTAGTCACTCGGCCGTGGTGTGGCGCGCACTACATTTGCTGTCGGGAATTTGCTATAGCCTAATTTAGCTTTGCCTAAGCTCAAGGTTCGGGCTTTTCGATGACGTCGGCCGGGACAGCTGAGTCGTTGGCCAGTGCGGTGAACAGGCGGCCGGCCGCGTCACTGTCCCACACCACCACGGCGCCCGAATCGCTGCCGGTGAACTCACCGATCGGCACCGTCGTGGTGACCAGGTCGTCGCCGTGCATCGCCCAGGCCAGTCTGCCGAGGTCCCAGACGTGAGCGTTCTCGTCGACCGCCACCGAGTCGGTGGCGGCGCGGGCCATCGGCTGCCAGCGCAACGGGTTGAGCAGCACCTCCGGGCTGGTGGCCCGGTGCAGCAGCGCGGACATGAACGCCCGCTGGTGGATCATGCGGTCCAGGTCGGCGCGCGGTGTGGCGCGGGTGCGGACGTAACCGAGCGCGCTACGGCCGTCGAGCTGCTGGCAGCCGGCCGGCAGGTCGATCCCGGCGAGCGGGTCGCTGATCGGTTCGACCGGGCACATCGTCACGCCGCCGACGGCGTCGACGAGTGCGGCGAAACCGTCGAAGCCGATCTCGGCGTAGTGGTCGAGGTGCAGGCCG includes these proteins:
- a CDS encoding LCP family protein, with translation MSAVLLVSVLAVVLAVIGGGFWIDSSLHRIPALADYPERPAAAQGTTWLLVGSDSRQNLSPEQQADLATGGDIGNGRTDTILLVHIPGIGSGNPATMVSIPRDSYLPIPGYGEDKVNAAFSLGGAPLLAQTVELATGLHLDHYAEIGFDGFAALVDAVGGVTMCPVEPISDPLAGIDLPAGCQQLDGRSALGYVRTRATPRADLDRMIHQRAFMSALLHRATSPEVLLNPLRWQPMARAATDSVAVDENAHVWDLGRLAWAMHGDDLVTTTVPIGEFTGSDSGAVVVWDSDAAGRLFTALANDSAVPADVIEKPEP